The Sandaracinus amylolyticus genomic interval TTCGGGCGTGACCACCACTGCGCCGCCTCGACCGCCGCCTCCACCGCCACCACCTCCGCGGCGCGGCGGTCGCACCTCGACGCGCTGAGCCTCCGCGCGCGAGGCATCGAGCGCGGGCTGCGCGAGCGCGAGCCCGAGCACGAGCGAGACGGAGACGAGCGAGCGCGAGCGGCGAGCCATGCAGACCTCCATGGTCGAGGCGACCAGCGAGCACCGAGAGCGTCTCACGACGCGCGCCTCGGCGCCGAGGGGCTTCGACACGAGCCGATGGGCTCGACGCGACACGGTGCGCCGATATTCACGCACGTCGTACGCAGACGCGCGCGAACGGCGCCGTCATCCGCCGGTCACCATCTCCCACGCGCGCACATCGCGCAGGTCGTCGACCGCGACGTGCGCGCCCACGCGCGCGAGCGCGTCCGCTGCATGCGCTCCCGTCCCGACCGCGAGGCACTCCGCGCCGATCGCGATCGCGGCGCTCACGTCGCGCGGCGTGTCCCCGATCACCACCACGCGGCACTCGCTGCGCGCGCGGCCGAGCCTCGCCGCCCCGCGATCCGCGCCGATCGCGAGCAGCTGCGCGCGATCCTCGGCGTCGCTGCCGAATCCACCGAAGTCGAAGCGATCGTGCAGCGCACCGCGCGTGAGCTTCACGCGCGCGCCCGCCTCGACGTTGCCGGTGCCGAGCCCGATCGCGATCGCGCCCAGCGCGCGCAGCCGCTCGAGCATCTCGACGACCCCGGGCAGCACGCGATAGCCCTCGGAGCGCGTCACCTCGCCTGCGAGGTGCGAGAGGTAGCGCTCGATCAGCGCGTCGATCGCCGCGTCGTGGTCGTCGAGCCCCGCGTTGCGCAGCCCCTGACGCGCGATCGCGCGGTCGGTCATGCCGCCGAAGTCGAACCCCGCGTGCTCCGTGCGCGCGCCGATCTCGACGAACGCGCGCTCCATCGAGCGCCGCCCCGCGCCCCCGCAGCTCACCAGGGTCCCGTCGATGTCGAAGAGCGCGATCGTCGGCCTCATGCGCGCCAGCCTGGCATGCGACCGCCCCGGCGCCACGGGGGATCGCGACTTGGTGCTTCTCTCCCGCGCGCCTGCTCTGCCATCCTCGCGCCGTGCCCGAGACGACACGGTTGCACGAGCTGCTCGCGGTCACCGCGTTCGGCGGCGTCGGCATCGTGCTCGCGGTCGCGATGCTGCTCGCGGCATACGTGCTGCTCACGCGCGAGGAGCGCGCGCGCCTGCGCCTGCCGACCGCGCTGCTCGCGATGCACGTGCTGATGGTCAGCGTCGAGTGGCTGCTGCCCGACGACCCGATGGTGCGGCGTCCGATGCGCGTGCTCGCGATCGGGCTCCTCCTGCTCTCGATGGCGCGCAGCGGCTTCCTGCTGCTGGTGCACGTGCTCGTCGGGCGCCGCGGCAACACGCCGCTGCCCAAGATCATCCAGGACATCCTCCAGGGCGTCTTCTACGCGGGCGCCGGCATCGTCGTGCTGCGCGCCGCGGGCGTCGAGCCGACGTCGCTGCTCACGACGTCGGCGCTGCTCACCGCGGTCATCGGTCTCTCGCTGCAGGAGACGCTCGGCAACCTCTTCGCGGGCCTCGCGATCCAGGCGCAGCGTCCGTTCGAGATCGGCGACTGGATCCAGCTCGACGCGAACGACGCCAGCGTCGGACGCGTGGTCGAGATCAACTGGCGCGCGACGAAGCTGCTCACGATCGACAACGTCGAGATCACGGTGCCGAACGGCGCGCTCGCGCGCGCGTCGCTGCGCAACTACAGCCGCCCGCTGCCGCACGTGCGTCGCGCGGTGACCATCACCGTCGCGCCGGACGTCCCACCCGCGGAGGTGCACCGCCTCTTCGAGGACGCGGTGAAGGGCTCGCCCGGCGTGCTCGAGCAGCCCGCGCCCGACGTGGTCACCGTCGGCTTCACCGACATCGGCGTCGACTACCGCGTGCGCTTCTGGATGACCGAGCTCGAGCGCATCCAGCCGATCGAGGGCGCGGTGCGCGATCGCCTCTGGTACGCGCTGCAGCGCGCCGGGCTCGGCATCCCGGGCGCGCGCCGGCAGGTGCTCGTGCAGCAGGCCACGCGCGAGTCGCGCGCGGAGGAGCAGGCGCAGCACGCGCGC includes:
- a CDS encoding HAD family hydrolase, whose translation is MRPTIALFDIDGTLVSCGGAGRRSMERAFVEIGARTEHAGFDFGGMTDRAIARQGLRNAGLDDHDAAIDALIERYLSHLAGEVTRSEGYRVLPGVVEMLERLRALGAIAIGLGTGNVEAGARVKLTRGALHDRFDFGGFGSDAEDRAQLLAIGADRGAARLGRARSECRVVVIGDTPRDVSAAIAIGAECLAVGTGAHAADALARVGAHVAVDDLRDVRAWEMVTGG
- a CDS encoding mechanosensitive ion channel family protein, with protein sequence MPETTRLHELLAVTAFGGVGIVLAVAMLLAAYVLLTREERARLRLPTALLAMHVLMVSVEWLLPDDPMVRRPMRVLAIGLLLLSMARSGFLLLVHVLVGRRGNTPLPKIIQDILQGVFYAGAGIVVLRAAGVEPTSLLTTSALLTAVIGLSLQETLGNLFAGLAIQAQRPFEIGDWIQLDANDASVGRVVEINWRATKLLTIDNVEITVPNGALARASLRNYSRPLPHVRRAVTITVAPDVPPAEVHRLFEDAVKGSPGVLEQPAPDVVTVGFTDIGVDYRVRFWMTELERIQPIEGAVRDRLWYALQRAGLGIPGARRQVLVQQATRESRAEEQAQHARDRATSLYAVDFLRNVPEDAMQQLAASTARRMYAPGETVIVEGSEGSELFVVESGEVEIVITKDRAQAARVATVGPGRFFGEMSLMTGERRRATVRTLTQTVLLVVGKKDLQPILEGHPAIAQRISEVLAERDLALGNVHAKDAKEHKSIVEQRSDALLHRIRAFFSL